The following are encoded together in the Arthrobacter sp. Y-9 genome:
- a CDS encoding LuxR family transcriptional regulator, giving the protein MNDIARPFGRGPELAEVLRLLTSDEVPAVFVAAAPGMGVTTLLRRLFGALSATRPVLSLHGTPALTLVNYGVLAVLRGMDSMGALSLNPAPALKVLRAHFRAQRQALGGDADGPPPVVVIDEADSLDPASSDLFASLVMEGDITLVASYDARRPLAGPLSELWGMGLAEEVGLEPFDRARTSDYAREALGAPLLPGLEWKLWQDSGGSPMLLHLLLSEARRNGGIALRRDVWVATAKEPWSGEGLHAIVEERLASLSLQSHHALNAVALGGTLRQEILQTRFGADAVQTLLDEGFIRFEDGDPERLRMTNPVYGEVVRSLIPHSLSRAILEDLETLEGDVDVPLVMLQRTRWLIDSGMPVPPEQLLRAATLACKHFDPDLAGRFLSAVPATTHEAWAEAVRARLDFNEGAYRRVRERLAAPWLLADREAQLRVSLLEAATTIAAGLPSSGISGQARRLRALAATGITDDGGADCRAALLRRAEVLEALAANQQGHLAELGRLIGSLLETTENDDSPHALIDRTLALSLDAERLTVLGDSEAALRRAGQAFALRHDESLDVFFLPETVIVTALMVSLAAGSPQAALELVALTRIDATGAAMAFGGGTSLITGAILGLQGEYAASLEPLLAGLENLKINDPQRLRGFFVAQAYMAAAKTGRVELARELRESYEPGCTFYYGQVMANLLMARGDAELDPDGPGTAAMVETAETMARAGFLGLAAPAWSMLLGLGHPGARERLEGLIPGLTGPWAEAMARFLEAAQVPDAQQILEAGRSLDVRGHTALARSLYRTAADTAQRNGDGVTAHQARQALSTVGDAVGDGAGTDAQGLPKLTGREKEIARLARDGHSDETIASLLHLSVRTVGGHLSRAYRKLGVSSRRQLADVFKD; this is encoded by the coding sequence TCACCACGCTGCTGCGCCGGCTCTTCGGCGCCCTGTCCGCCACACGTCCTGTGCTCTCCCTGCACGGCACCCCGGCCCTGACCCTGGTCAACTACGGCGTGCTGGCCGTGCTGCGGGGGATGGACTCGATGGGCGCCCTGTCCCTCAACCCCGCACCCGCCCTCAAGGTGCTCCGGGCCCACTTCCGGGCGCAGCGGCAGGCGCTCGGCGGCGATGCCGACGGTCCGCCCCCGGTGGTGGTGATCGACGAAGCGGATTCCCTCGACCCCGCCAGCAGCGACCTGTTCGCCTCGCTGGTGATGGAAGGGGACATCACGCTGGTGGCCTCCTACGACGCGCGGCGTCCACTGGCGGGACCGCTCAGCGAGCTCTGGGGGATGGGGCTGGCCGAGGAGGTGGGGCTCGAACCGTTCGACCGCGCCCGCACGAGCGACTATGCCCGCGAAGCCCTGGGAGCGCCGTTGCTGCCGGGCCTCGAGTGGAAACTCTGGCAGGACTCGGGCGGCAGCCCCATGCTCCTGCATCTCCTGCTGTCCGAAGCGCGGCGGAACGGGGGGATCGCCCTCCGTCGCGACGTGTGGGTGGCCACCGCGAAGGAACCGTGGTCGGGCGAGGGCCTGCACGCGATCGTCGAGGAGCGGCTGGCCAGCCTGAGCCTGCAATCCCATCACGCCCTCAACGCCGTGGCACTGGGCGGCACACTGCGACAGGAGATCCTGCAGACCCGCTTCGGCGCGGACGCGGTGCAGACCCTCCTGGACGAGGGCTTCATCCGCTTCGAGGACGGCGATCCGGAACGCCTCCGGATGACGAACCCGGTCTACGGGGAAGTGGTCCGCTCCCTGATCCCGCACAGCCTGAGCCGCGCCATCCTGGAGGACCTGGAGACCCTCGAAGGAGACGTGGACGTGCCGCTGGTGATGCTCCAGCGGACCCGCTGGCTGATCGACTCCGGCATGCCGGTGCCGCCGGAGCAGCTGCTGCGCGCCGCGACACTGGCCTGCAAGCACTTCGATCCCGATCTGGCCGGGCGATTCCTGAGCGCCGTGCCCGCCACGACGCACGAGGCGTGGGCGGAGGCCGTGCGGGCCCGGCTGGATTTCAATGAGGGCGCGTACCGGCGGGTCCGGGAGCGTCTGGCCGCGCCCTGGCTCCTGGCCGACCGGGAGGCCCAGCTGCGGGTGTCCCTCCTGGAGGCGGCCACGACCATCGCGGCCGGGCTGCCGTCGTCGGGCATCAGCGGGCAGGCGCGGAGGCTCCGCGCGCTGGCCGCCACCGGCATCACCGACGACGGCGGCGCCGACTGCCGCGCCGCGCTCTTGCGGCGCGCGGAGGTGCTGGAGGCCCTGGCCGCCAATCAGCAGGGGCACCTGGCCGAGCTCGGGCGGCTGATCGGGTCCCTCCTGGAAACCACCGAGAACGACGACTCACCCCACGCCCTGATCGACCGGACCCTGGCACTGTCCCTCGACGCGGAGCGCCTCACGGTCCTGGGCGACTCCGAGGCGGCGCTGCGGCGCGCCGGACAGGCCTTCGCCCTCCGGCATGACGAGAGCCTGGACGTCTTCTTCCTGCCGGAGACCGTGATCGTCACGGCCCTCATGGTCTCCCTCGCCGCCGGGAGTCCCCAGGCAGCGCTGGAACTCGTGGCCCTGACCCGGATCGACGCCACGGGCGCCGCGATGGCGTTCGGCGGCGGCACGAGCCTGATCACGGGAGCCATCCTCGGGCTGCAGGGCGAGTACGCCGCGAGTCTGGAGCCACTGCTCGCGGGTCTGGAGAACCTGAAGATCAACGATCCCCAGCGGCTGCGCGGCTTCTTCGTGGCGCAGGCGTACATGGCGGCGGCCAAGACGGGCCGGGTCGAGCTGGCCCGGGAACTGCGGGAGAGCTACGAACCCGGCTGCACCTTCTACTACGGTCAGGTCATGGCGAACCTGCTGATGGCCCGCGGGGACGCCGAGCTGGACCCCGACGGACCCGGCACGGCGGCCATGGTGGAGACGGCCGAGACCATGGCCCGGGCGGGCTTCCTCGGGCTGGCGGCACCGGCCTGGTCGATGCTGCTCGGGCTCGGCCATCCCGGGGCCCGCGAGCGCCTGGAGGGCCTCATCCCCGGACTCACCGGGCCGTGGGCCGAGGCGATGGCCCGGTTCCTGGAGGCCGCCCAGGTGCCCGACGCCCAGCAGATCCTCGAAGCCGGCCGCTCGCTCGATGTGCGCGGCCACACCGCGCTCGCGCGGTCCCTCTACCGGACGGCGGCGGACACGGCACAGCGCAACGGTGACGGCGTCACCGCCCATCAGGCCCGGCAGGCGCTCAGCACGGTGGGCGACGCCGTCGGTGACGGGGCCGGCACGGATGCGCAGGGTCTTCCGAAACTCACGGGCCGGGAGAAGGAGATCGCCCGGCTTGCACGGGACGGGCACTCCGATGAGACGATCGCCTCCCTCCTGCACCTCTCCGTCCGGACGGTGGGCGGGCATCTGAGCCGCGCGTACCGGAAACTCGGCGTCTCCTCGCGACGGCAGCTGGCGGACGTCTTCAAGGACTGA